GCGGACTCCTGGAACTTCTGGTACAGCGGGTGCTCGTACTTGAGGCAGCACATCAGCCGGCCGCACGCGCCGGAGATGCGCAGCGGGTTCAACGGCAGGTCCTGATCCTTCGCCATCCGGATGGTGACCGGCTCGAAGTCGTTGAGGAAGGTGGCGCAGCAGAGGTCACGGCCGCAGGAGCCGATCCCGCCCTGGACCCGCGCCGAGTCCCGCGCGGAGAGCTGCCGCAGCTCGACCCGGCAGTGCAGGGTGGCCCCGAGGTCACGGACCAGCGACCGGAAGTCCACCCGGTGCGGCGCGGTGAAATAGACGGTGGTCCGGTCGCTGCCGGTCTCCGGAGGGCCGAACACGTGGTCCACGGCCACCACCTTCATCGGCAGGCCGTGCTCCCGGATCAGCCGCTTCGCGGCCACCTTCGCCTCCGCCTTGCGCCGCCGCAGCAACTCGTCGCGGCGCAGGTCCTCCTCGCCGGCCAGCCCGGCCAGCCGGGGGAAGCCGTCGGTCTCCTCGGAGACCCACTGGGCGGCCCAGACGCACTCGGCCACCTCGGGCCCGTCGTCGGTGGGCACCAGCACCCGGTCGCCGACCTGGGGGCGGAACTCACCGGGGTCGAGGTAGTAGAGGCGCCCGTACCGGTTGAAGCTGACCGCGCAGAGCATGCCCATGCCCCTCACCCTACGACGGCGGACCGGCACCGGCCCGTCCGGGCGTCGTCACCCGGTCACACCGCGCAGCGATCAACGATTGTCGACTCGACCGACCGGCACCCGACCCGTCGTGTCGTTGACCCTCGCCCGGACGGCTGATTCCTGGCCGACACGGGGGACAAACGCCGGCCGACAGCGTTGAGTGAACACAGACCTGCGGGGGGTGCAGGGGAAGCCACGGCGTCGTCGCCGCAGCCGGTTCACGCCGGCCTGCAGCGCGACGCCGTGGCCGTTTCCGGCGTACCGGCACCGGGACGGGTCAGCGACCGATCCGGGTGGTGCCGCCATAGCGGGGGGCGTTCACCGGGCGGTCCCGCCAGGTCGTCTCGGCGAGGCTGGGCCCCCACTGCCGCAGCAGGGTCTCCGCGCCGTCGTAGGCCACCCCGAGCACGGAGAGCACCCGTACCGCGATCTCGGCCGCCGCCAGCACCCCGGCGGGGTCGGCGTCGACCCCGGGCCGGGTCGCGGCGAGCACGGTGACCGCCTCGGCGGAACGCAGCACGTCGGCCAACGCCCGGGCCAGGGCGAGCCGGCTGCCCTCCACCCAGTCGGCCAGCGCGTCGGCGTAACCCGCCGTCGACTCCAGCCGCCCCACCAGGCTCTCCGGACCCTCGTCGAGGTGTCGCAGCAGCGCGCCGCGGGCCTCGTCGTACGCGGAGGCGGCCGGGCCGGACCAGGCCACCGGGTCGGCGAGGGTGGCGCCGGCGTCGTCGTACCCCCGGACGAGCCGGCGCACGGCGTGGCCGGCGGTCGCCAGCGGCGCGGGATGCAGTTCGAGGAAGCCACGCACCGCGTCGCCGGGGAGCACCTGCATGCGGCGCAGCAGCGGCCAGAGCCGGTGCGTCTCGGGCACCCCCGAGGCGAGCAGCGTGTCGACCCGGCCCAGCAGGTCGAGGCCGGGCTCGGCGAGCCGGTCCAGCGCGTCCATCACGCCTCCCGGGCCAGCCGGCGCCGGACGGCGTCGTCGGTGTCGGAGTACCGGTCGGCGGCGCTGCGCAGGGCGGCCGCGGCGGCGGCCAGCCGGGCGGCGGCGGCGCTGGCCTCCCGGGCCCGGTCGCCCGTGGCGGTGGTCCACTGCCGGTGCAGGGCCCGCCCGATCTCGCCGGGGCGCCCCGGGGCGTGCGCGCCGAAGGCGGGGTGCGGCGGGTCGCTCGCGGTGACCGTGTGGGCGAGGGTGGCCAGGACGGCGCTCGCCTCGTCGAGGCGGGCGGCCAGGGTGCGCAGGCTCTCCACCTCAGGCTCCCGCGAGGGGACGGTAGGTCGCGAAGGTCTCGTTGTGCAGCTTCTCCCGCGCCCACTGGGCGGCGTCGGCCGCGGCGGTGACCGCGGCCTGCACCGACCCGGCCACGTCCCGGGGGTTGCGCTGGTGCAGCGGGCCGAGGAAGCGCACGTCGGTGATCCGCCCCCCGGCCGTCACCACCACCTCGACCAGCCCGTCGGGCGAGCGGACGGTGACCTCGACCGTCGCCACCGCCTGGTCGAACTCGGCCTGCAGGGACTCGATGCGCCGGTAGCGCCGCACCGCCTCCTCGATCCAGGCCTCGTCGATCTCCCCCCGCGGCATCGGCGGACTCCTCCCCGGCAGACGGCCGTCACTCACTCAGCGTGCCGCCACCGTCACCACGGCACACCGGACCGTACCGCACGTCAATTGCGACTGTCGATGCCCTGTGGATGACGGTTGGACGACGGTCAGCCGCGCCACAGGGCGAGCATCATCGCCTCGACCGCGATCCGCGGCTTGACGTTCGCCTCGATCGCCGCCCGGCACTCCAGGACGGCCTCCAGCCGGCGCAGCGCCCCCTCGGCGTCCCACTTCTGCGCGCCCGCCCGGGCCACCTCGGCGGTGTCGGTGTGCACCGGCTCGACCGGCGCCCGCAGCGCCATGGTCAGCGCGTCCCGATAGAAGCCGGCCAGGTCGACCAGGGCCCGGTCCAGGGCGTCCCGCTGGGCTCGGGTGGCCCGGGACTTCTGCCGCTTCTCCAGCTCCTTGAGCTGACCGGCGGCGCCGCGCATCGCACCGGCCGCGCCGCGCCCGGTGCCGCCCGCGCCGAGCGCGGTCTGCAACGCCGCCCGTTCGGACTCGTCGGCCTCGGCCACCGACGCCGCGGCCTCCGCCTCGGCCGCCTCGATCAGCGCCGAGGCGGCGTCGAAGGCCGCACCCACCCCGGTCAGCCGGCGCGGCACCGCGAGCACCGCGTCGCGCCGCTGCCGGGCCTCCGGGTCGCGGGCCAGCCGCCGGGCCCGGCCCACGTGCCCCTGCGCCGCCGCCGCGGCCCACTGCGCCACGTCGGGCGCGATCCCGTCCCGGCGTACGAGCACGTCGGCCACCGCCGCCGC
This genomic interval from Micromonospora sp. CCTCC AA 2012012 contains the following:
- a CDS encoding PSP1 domain-containing protein, producing the protein MGMLCAVSFNRYGRLYYLDPGEFRPQVGDRVLVPTDDGPEVAECVWAAQWVSEETDGFPRLAGLAGEEDLRRDELLRRRKAEAKVAAKRLIREHGLPMKVVAVDHVFGPPETGSDRTTVYFTAPHRVDFRSLVRDLGATLHCRVELRQLSARDSARVQGGIGSCGRDLCCATFLNDFEPVTIRMAKDQDLPLNPLRISGACGRLMCCLKYEHPLYQKFQESAPPVGSRVTTPEGDGRVVGHSVPRDAVTVRLDADGSRCSCSRASVCAPRQAHDQHYPA
- a CDS encoding YbaB/EbfC family nucleoid-associated protein, producing the protein MPRGEIDEAWIEEAVRRYRRIESLQAEFDQAVATVEVTVRSPDGLVEVVVTAGGRITDVRFLGPLHQRNPRDVAGSVQAAVTAAADAAQWAREKLHNETFATYRPLAGA
- a CDS encoding DNA polymerase III subunit delta'; protein product: MPDVFADLVGQDEAVTTLRRAATSAAAGLRAAGVAPAGVEPAGPDPGAGMTHAWIFTGPPGSGRSVAARAFAAALQCVHGTGCGECPGCHTTLAGTHADVRLVVPEGLSIGVNEMRALVLRAASTPSGGRWQVVIIEDADRLTEAAGNALLKAIEEPPPRTVFLLCAPSVHPDDISVTIRSRCRVVPLGQPSAAAVADVLVRRDGIAPDVAQWAAAAAQGHVGRARRLARDPEARQRRDAVLAVPRRLTGVGAAFDAASALIEAAEAEAAASVAEADESERAALQTALGAGGTGRGAAGAMRGAAGQLKELEKRQKSRATRAQRDALDRALVDLAGFYRDALTMALRAPVEPVHTDTAEVARAGAQKWDAEGALRRLEAVLECRAAIEANVKPRIAVEAMMLALWRG